Proteins from a single region of Chryseobacterium sp. W4I1:
- a CDS encoding SusC/RagA family TonB-linked outer membrane protein — protein MKNFTTVLKIAPAFLLASSIIHAQTQDSLTKEKKIEEVVLIGYGKQKKSDLTGSITSVSAKDFNGGATSAGQLIQGKTPGVQITNNSGAPGSGTKIRIRGTSSLNGENSPLIVIDGVPQDFTGVNGASDPLSLINPNDIETFDILKDASATAIYGNRASNGVILITTKKGTAGKFKVNFSTVASVSTKMGNVDVLNADEYRSFVNEMAQTSAAVAVNAPRLGTANTNWQDQIYQKAWGTDNNLAFSGGVKWLPYRLSLGYNDQNGIVKTNSFRRTSVGLNLNPKFFDNHLSVNINAKGTFTDNRFSDGGAIRAATYFDPTQPVYSGNSNYGGYYEWTDPNNLVTGLNVNGTSNPLGLLYGIRDVSSVWRGLGNIQLDYKFHFLPDLHFNVNAGYDYSKSNGAKTVSPFYRPGMSDLGTFNEYTMEKKNKLLETYFNYLKTINAISTSVDLTAGYAYQDFRTNIPGSTTFKGRGQNTSTNNFETNYVLLSFYGRGIFTIANKYIVSASLRRDGSSRFYNGTTSNVWGNFPGVSVAWKINEENFLKETGINVLKLRAGWGKTGQQELPTLDTNKPRNYPSYAAYNLSSDGAQYQFGDQFFYMMRPEIYNPNLSWEITTTKNAGLDFGFAKNRITGSIDVYQKDTKDLIVDSPIAAGDLSNHNLLNVGNMQTKGIEGSITVIPIKKENTTWEVSFNATHYKSKITKLINGADSNYRILVGGIDGGVNNTIQAHTVGRQPNAFYVFQQVYDTNGKPVDGAYVDRNADGKIDVNDRYYYKSTQPDAIIGFNTKFSHNNWDIGLSARAVLGNYVYNNAASNSSIQSLTTNNYLQNVYTSTADYRFSSPQYFSDIFVENASFLRLDNVNAGYNFKDVFYKGSNIRVYAMLQNVFVITKYSGVDPEVFGNIDNGYYQMPKVYSLGFNFQF, from the coding sequence GTGAAAAATTTTACAACGGTATTAAAAATTGCGCCGGCTTTTTTACTGGCCAGCTCAATAATACATGCACAGACCCAGGATTCTCTCACTAAAGAGAAAAAGATCGAGGAGGTGGTACTGATTGGATATGGAAAGCAGAAAAAGTCTGACCTTACGGGGTCCATTACTTCAGTTAGTGCCAAAGACTTCAACGGAGGTGCTACTTCTGCAGGACAGCTAATCCAGGGTAAAACACCTGGAGTACAGATTACTAATAACAGTGGTGCTCCGGGATCGGGAACCAAAATAAGAATCAGGGGAACATCTTCTTTAAATGGTGAAAATTCACCACTAATTGTTATTGATGGAGTTCCACAGGACTTTACCGGGGTTAATGGGGCTTCAGATCCATTATCATTAATTAATCCTAATGATATTGAAACATTTGATATTTTAAAAGATGCTTCAGCCACAGCTATTTATGGGAACAGAGCTTCTAATGGTGTGATTTTAATTACGACCAAAAAAGGAACTGCTGGAAAATTTAAAGTTAATTTCTCAACAGTGGCTTCCGTTTCAACAAAAATGGGGAATGTAGATGTTCTGAATGCAGACGAATACAGATCATTTGTAAATGAAATGGCACAAACCAGTGCTGCAGTTGCGGTGAATGCTCCGCGACTAGGAACAGCAAATACAAACTGGCAGGACCAGATCTATCAAAAAGCTTGGGGGACTGATAATAATTTAGCCTTTTCAGGAGGTGTTAAATGGTTACCTTACCGTCTATCATTGGGATACAATGATCAAAACGGTATTGTTAAAACCAACTCATTCAGAAGAACCTCAGTTGGATTAAATTTAAATCCAAAGTTTTTTGACAATCATTTATCAGTGAATATCAATGCAAAAGGAACCTTTACTGATAATAGATTTTCTGATGGCGGAGCTATTAGAGCGGCCACTTACTTTGATCCTACACAACCTGTATATTCAGGAAATTCAAATTATGGAGGATATTACGAGTGGACAGACCCTAATAACTTAGTGACCGGCTTGAATGTAAATGGAACTTCCAACCCTTTAGGCCTTCTATATGGTATTCGTGATGTATCTTCAGTATGGAGAGGATTAGGAAATATCCAGTTGGATTATAAGTTTCATTTTTTACCGGACTTACATTTTAACGTTAATGCTGGTTATGATTATTCTAAAAGTAATGGAGCAAAGACTGTAAGTCCTTTCTATAGACCAGGAATGAGTGATTTGGGAACATTCAATGAATATACTATGGAGAAGAAGAATAAATTGTTAGAAACGTATTTTAATTACTTAAAAACAATAAATGCGATCTCTACTTCTGTGGATCTTACAGCAGGATATGCATATCAAGATTTCCGTACGAATATTCCTGGATCAACTACATTTAAAGGAAGAGGACAAAATACATCTACTAATAATTTTGAAACAAACTATGTTTTATTATCCTTCTATGGAAGAGGTATTTTTACAATAGCTAATAAATATATTGTATCAGCTTCTCTTAGAAGAGATGGATCTTCAAGGTTTTATAACGGGACAACAAGTAATGTTTGGGGAAATTTCCCAGGAGTCTCTGTTGCTTGGAAGATTAATGAGGAAAATTTTCTGAAAGAGACTGGTATTAATGTTTTAAAATTAAGGGCAGGTTGGGGAAAAACAGGTCAGCAGGAACTGCCTACCTTGGATACTAATAAACCAAGAAACTATCCGTCTTATGCTGCATATAATTTGAGTTCTGATGGAGCACAATATCAATTCGGAGACCAGTTTTTCTATATGATGAGACCTGAAATTTACAATCCAAATTTAAGTTGGGAAATCACTACAACAAAGAATGCAGGTCTTGATTTTGGTTTTGCAAAAAATAGAATTACAGGTTCCATTGATGTTTACCAAAAAGATACTAAAGATTTGATTGTAGACTCCCCAATTGCGGCAGGTGATTTGAGTAACCATAATCTTTTGAATGTAGGTAATATGCAGACAAAAGGAATAGAAGGATCTATTACAGTAATCCCTATCAAAAAAGAAAATACGACTTGGGAGGTCTCATTTAATGCTACACATTATAAATCTAAAATTACAAAACTGATTAATGGTGCAGATTCAAATTATAGAATTCTTGTAGGAGGAATTGATGGTGGAGTGAATAATACTATTCAGGCCCATACTGTAGGGCGTCAGCCTAATGCTTTTTATGTATTTCAACAGGTATATGATACTAATGGAAAACCAGTAGATGGGGCATATGTAGACAGAAATGCTGATGGTAAAATTGATGTTAATGACAGATATTATTATAAATCAACACAGCCGGATGCTATTATTGGATTTAATACCAAATTCTCTCATAACAATTGGGATATTGGTTTGAGCGCCAGAGCTGTATTGGGAAATTATGTCTATAATAATGCTGCTTCAAATAGTTCTATCCAGTCATTGACAACTAATAACTATTTACAGAATGTATACACTTCTACAGCTGATTATAGATTTTCAAGCCCACAATACTTCTCTGACATTTTTGTTGAAAATGCTTCTTTCCTAAGATTGGATAATGTTAATGCCGGATACAATTTTAAGGACGTATTTTATAAAGGAAGTAATATCAGAGTTTATGCAATGCTTCAAAACGTGTTTGTAATTACGAAATAT